One region of Bdellovibrio bacteriovorus genomic DNA includes:
- a CDS encoding endonuclease/exonuclease/phosphatase family protein codes for MMQGWILALAVLLGTSAYAYEIPSDSDVMTHFGDCKAEFLPSNFSIFVWNIKKAESKARWAMDFERFAPKSDVVLIQEAMLDTFVTSIALRQKNFCWDFATSFIDNDPTGVMNGSPITALKTHFLRSPGREPIARTPKMTLIAEFAIANSRETLMVANIHALNFVQDKNNRAQIQAVADFLKKHKGPIIFAGDFNSWNGNRTSALNEILSPLGLKKIPLDNDDRGMKLDHIFVRGLLTHSSTLHPDIKSSDHAPITAAFRLK; via the coding sequence ATGATGCAGGGATGGATCCTGGCATTGGCAGTGCTACTAGGCACTTCGGCATACGCATATGAAATTCCGAGCGACAGCGACGTGATGACTCACTTCGGGGATTGCAAGGCAGAGTTTCTTCCTTCTAACTTTTCTATCTTTGTTTGGAATATCAAAAAAGCGGAGTCCAAAGCTCGCTGGGCCATGGATTTTGAGCGATTCGCTCCCAAATCCGACGTCGTTCTTATTCAAGAAGCGATGCTCGATACCTTTGTGACGTCTATTGCTCTTCGCCAAAAAAACTTTTGCTGGGATTTCGCCACCAGCTTTATCGACAATGACCCAACAGGCGTTATGAACGGCTCTCCAATCACGGCATTGAAAACACATTTCTTGCGCAGCCCCGGGCGTGAACCGATCGCACGCACTCCTAAAATGACGTTGATTGCCGAATTCGCCATCGCCAACAGCCGTGAAACTTTGATGGTCGCAAATATTCACGCACTAAATTTCGTTCAGGACAAAAACAACCGCGCCCAGATTCAGGCTGTCGCGGACTTCTTGAAAAAACATAAAGGCCCCATCATTTTTGCTGGAGACTTCAATAGCTGGAACGGCAACCGCACCAGTGCCTTAAATGAGATTCTGTCTCCATTGGGACTTAAGAAAATTCCTTTAGATAACGATGATCGTGGTATGAAGCTGGATCACATCTTCGTTCGCGGGCTCTTAACTCACTCTTCCACTCTTCATCCTGATATCAAAAGCTCCGATCACGCCCCGATCACGGCCGCATTCCGCCTTAAATAG
- a CDS encoding ABC transporter ATP-binding protein has protein sequence MAIAIETENLKRVYQTYQKPEGFLNSLRGFVNRKHIDRVALDSTSIQIESGQIVGLVGANGAGKTTLLKMLSGLVTPTSGDAKVLGFRPWERKNEFLRQISILLGQKNQLWWDISPADSYALLARIYDLDLVKARKRVEHLADMLQCSHVLHTQLRRLSLGERMKMEIIGALLHEPQVLFLDEPTIGLDIVAQETIREFLDEYVKEKSPTVILTSHYMDDIAKLADKLLLISKGHIVYQGTVPDFVAKSNSELAENEEVDFEDVIRRFLETESRVR, from the coding sequence ATGGCGATAGCAATCGAAACTGAAAATCTAAAACGCGTCTATCAAACTTATCAAAAGCCCGAAGGATTTCTAAATTCCCTTCGCGGCTTTGTGAATCGTAAGCACATTGATCGTGTAGCCCTTGATAGCACTTCTATTCAAATTGAATCTGGTCAAATTGTGGGTCTTGTAGGCGCTAATGGCGCTGGCAAAACAACTCTTTTAAAGATGCTCTCAGGGCTGGTAACGCCAACGAGTGGTGACGCTAAAGTTTTGGGTTTCCGACCGTGGGAACGTAAAAACGAGTTTCTTCGTCAGATCAGCATTCTTTTAGGTCAGAAAAATCAGTTGTGGTGGGATATTTCTCCCGCTGATTCCTATGCACTCCTGGCGCGCATTTATGATTTGGATTTAGTAAAAGCCCGCAAACGCGTTGAGCACCTGGCTGATATGCTTCAGTGTTCGCACGTTCTGCACACCCAATTACGCCGCTTAAGCTTAGGCGAGCGCATGAAAATGGAAATTATCGGTGCGCTTTTACATGAACCCCAAGTTCTATTTCTGGATGAGCCCACCATTGGCCTTGATATCGTCGCCCAAGAAACCATTCGCGAATTCTTGGATGAGTACGTTAAAGAAAAAAGCCCCACCGTCATTCTGACCAGCCACTATATGGATGACATTGCCAAGCTTGCCGACAAGCTTCTTCTGATTAGTAAAGGGCACATCGTCTATCAGGGAACTGTTCCTGATTTCGTGGCAAAATCAAATAGTGAATTAGCTGAAAATGAAGAGGTCGATTTTGAAGATGTCATCCGCCGTTTTTTGGAAACGGAATCTCGCGTTCGCTAA
- a CDS encoding ABC transporter permease, with product MSSAVFWKRNLAFAKLAIVTNLEYRLNYFVDAILQPTITTGIEMLLWHAVFVGAGTAEVAGFTRDYYLSYALWGAFFARICTSWMYEYRMIQEIDTGTINSLLVRPMSFYEYYFSQLMGYKFVTTLVSMLIPLSVVMIFKLPTQLSRLPMAFALEFYYLILVHSISFVVASIAFYFNKVYSLTGAKNLALWLFTGELFPLDLMSEPFRTWAIALPFSAGVYVPVGYITGRLEIATVWQSFVSVTIGIVVVNLIGMAMWRKGIKTYAGTGA from the coding sequence ATGTCATCCGCCGTTTTTTGGAAACGGAATCTCGCGTTCGCTAAATTGGCGATCGTCACAAATCTTGAATATCGCCTGAACTATTTCGTCGATGCGATTTTGCAACCGACGATCACCACAGGCATCGAGATGCTTTTGTGGCACGCGGTCTTTGTCGGTGCTGGCACAGCCGAAGTTGCCGGATTCACCCGCGACTATTATCTTTCTTATGCTCTCTGGGGCGCTTTCTTTGCGCGCATTTGCACGAGCTGGATGTATGAATACCGAATGATTCAAGAAATCGACACGGGCACCATCAACAGCCTGCTGGTTCGACCCATGAGTTTCTACGAGTATTATTTTTCGCAGTTGATGGGATACAAATTCGTCACGACACTTGTCTCGATGCTGATCCCACTTAGTGTCGTTATGATTTTTAAATTACCGACACAGCTTTCAAGACTTCCCATGGCCTTTGCTTTAGAGTTTTACTATCTCATCCTGGTTCACTCGATCAGCTTTGTGGTTGCTTCCATCGCTTTTTATTTCAATAAGGTCTATTCCCTAACTGGAGCAAAGAATTTAGCTCTGTGGCTTTTCACCGGAGAACTTTTTCCTTTGGATCTGATGTCAGAACCATTCAGAACTTGGGCCATCGCTCTTCCATTCAGCGCCGGAGTCTATGTTCCTGTCGGATATATCACGGGTCGACTTGAAATAGCGACAGTATGGCAGTCATTTGTCTCCGTCACTATCGGCATTGTCGTCGTAAATTTAATTGGCATGGCGATGTGGCGTAAGGGAATCAAAACTTATGCGGGAACAGGTGCTTAA
- a CDS encoding ABC transporter permease has product MKNIKKYLLLYFALFRTSFIADLEYRVNFLTRIMTDIFWYAAQIITFEVLFHHTPRIGDWNLEQMRVFLGIVFVVDGLYMIILSENLDQFSEKVRKGDLDLLLAKPVNSQFMLSLQKASTAMIGNLGLGLAWFIYSLLQLSEFNWFRLLWLLILIPCGLVALYAMRFFMASTAVIFARSENLQFIWYQIYKLGMRPDSIYVPWFKWVLLTALPVGVIASVPARALLEPPQLELFAWVVVLAGLLIYLSNKFWKFALRFYSSASS; this is encoded by the coding sequence ATGAAGAACATTAAAAAGTATCTTCTTTTGTACTTCGCTCTTTTTAGGACCAGCTTCATTGCCGATCTTGAATATCGTGTGAACTTCCTGACTCGAATCATGACAGATATTTTCTGGTATGCGGCTCAGATTATAACATTTGAAGTTTTATTCCATCACACCCCCCGTATTGGTGACTGGAACTTAGAACAGATGCGTGTCTTTCTGGGAATTGTATTTGTGGTCGACGGACTTTATATGATCATCCTTTCGGAAAACTTAGATCAATTTTCCGAAAAAGTCCGCAAAGGTGATTTGGATCTGCTTTTAGCTAAGCCTGTGAACTCGCAGTTCATGCTGAGTCTGCAAAAAGCATCAACTGCAATGATTGGAAATCTGGGGCTGGGCCTGGCTTGGTTCATCTACAGTCTTTTGCAACTTTCTGAATTTAATTGGTTTCGACTGTTGTGGCTCTTAATTTTGATTCCTTGTGGACTGGTCGCTCTGTACGCCATGAGATTTTTTATGGCTTCAACCGCCGTGATCTTTGCACGCTCAGAAAATTTGCAGTTCATTTGGTATCAGATTTACAAGCTTGGGATGCGCCCCGATTCGATTTATGTTCCTTGGTTTAAATGGGTTCTATTAACCGCGCTTCCCGTCGGCGTGATCGCAAGTGTTCCTGCTCGCGCCCTCTTAGAACCACCGCAACTGGAACTGTTTGCTTGGGTCGTCGTTCTTGCGGGTCTTTTAATTTATCTTTCAAACAAATTTTGGAAATTTGCCTTGCGTTTTTATTCCAGCGCAAGCTCTTAA
- a CDS encoding glutathione S-transferase family protein → MIKIYGSPMSSAGRCYWMLEELGVPYEVMPLNMSEKEQKSEAFLKINPNGKIPAIVDGDFTLWESMAITNYLAKKFESPLAAKNLQEESLIQQWSLWGLVDFQEPAVSWMIQEIFVPAEHRNHQIIENAKKALPRVLGVLNRGLEGKTYLVGNRFTVADVNVGAVTNILLGLKYDLTAYPNVQKWMSEFQQRPAFKKIAEMRHFPK, encoded by the coding sequence ATGATTAAAATTTACGGTTCTCCGATGTCTAGCGCGGGTCGCTGTTATTGGATGCTTGAAGAGTTGGGTGTTCCCTACGAGGTGATGCCTTTGAACATGAGTGAAAAAGAGCAAAAGTCTGAAGCTTTCCTTAAGATCAACCCGAATGGAAAGATTCCAGCGATCGTCGATGGGGACTTCACACTTTGGGAATCCATGGCTATCACCAACTATCTGGCAAAAAAATTCGAAAGCCCGTTAGCCGCGAAAAACTTGCAGGAAGAGTCTTTGATTCAACAGTGGAGCTTATGGGGTCTTGTCGATTTTCAGGAACCTGCTGTTAGCTGGATGATCCAGGAAATCTTTGTTCCCGCTGAACACCGCAATCATCAAATCATTGAGAATGCGAAGAAGGCCTTGCCAAGAGTTTTAGGTGTTCTAAACCGCGGCCTTGAAGGAAAAACGTATCTCGTAGGAAACCGCTTTACCGTTGCCGACGTCAATGTGGGCGCGGTCACGAATATCTTGTTAGGACTTAAGTATGACCTCACAGCTTATCCAAATGTGCAAAAGTGGATGAGCGAATTCCAGCAACGCCCTGCCTTCAAAAAAATTGCGGAAATGCGCCATTTCCCTAAGTAA
- a CDS encoding C1 family peptidase, translating to MILLVFIQALLLSSFSHAQECDREAVREQMKFIVQNYTYRDVSRLVDMTKKDLQACNINNRNMGVSDNFLESLKTTSIRGEMSRIKDDIKNFSENGRVEMFETEYRLYAKRVGLSQAETDAFLKRYKEEGIKSAARERKTCTGVDMSKEMGPVRNQDSIGWCYAFAGADLVSYRLKKKISAADMAVTYNDGIISDIQKTFGSTAEKFQGGFTASAIDNAVQKGFCLEKDFPSEDNSRSNLKNTLKEIDSLGRQKLGIAGADCVQLHQASRVLFPNVKIGDLQKVLSESSSRNFIDNLADKTCNPRIKANLETENNMYLFDKKAMIRDLDEQLNKSNPVALGYDASNLMDRRDTEKTQMHASVIVGRRFNEKSGQCEYLLRNSWGRGCSYDPAYECKEGNIWIPKNDIMQRGKFLDYVK from the coding sequence ATGATTCTACTCGTCTTTATTCAAGCCCTTCTTTTGTCTAGCTTTTCGCACGCTCAAGAGTGTGATCGCGAAGCTGTGCGCGAGCAGATGAAATTCATCGTTCAGAATTACACTTACCGAGACGTCTCTCGTCTCGTTGATATGACGAAGAAAGATCTTCAAGCCTGCAATATCAACAACCGGAACATGGGTGTTTCAGATAACTTCCTAGAGTCACTTAAAACGACTTCCATTCGCGGTGAGATGTCGCGCATAAAAGATGACATCAAAAATTTCTCTGAAAACGGCCGCGTCGAAATGTTTGAAACCGAGTATCGCCTGTATGCAAAACGCGTCGGCCTGAGCCAAGCAGAAACGGACGCCTTTTTAAAACGGTACAAAGAAGAAGGTATTAAATCGGCGGCACGCGAACGAAAGACCTGCACGGGCGTCGACATGAGCAAAGAAATGGGACCTGTGCGAAATCAAGACTCTATTGGTTGGTGTTATGCATTTGCTGGCGCGGATCTAGTCTCATACAGACTTAAAAAGAAAATCTCTGCCGCAGATATGGCGGTCACCTATAACGACGGTATTATCAGTGATATTCAGAAAACTTTTGGATCAACGGCTGAAAAATTTCAGGGTGGTTTCACCGCTTCAGCCATCGATAACGCCGTCCAAAAAGGTTTTTGCTTAGAGAAGGACTTCCCCAGCGAAGACAACTCACGTTCGAACTTGAAGAACACGCTTAAAGAAATTGATTCTTTGGGAAGACAAAAGCTGGGCATCGCTGGAGCGGATTGCGTGCAACTTCACCAAGCTTCACGAGTTCTGTTCCCCAACGTAAAGATAGGTGACCTGCAAAAAGTTCTAAGTGAGAGTTCGTCGCGCAATTTCATTGATAACTTGGCCGACAAAACCTGCAATCCGCGCATCAAAGCAAATTTAGAGACTGAAAACAATATGTATCTCTTCGACAAGAAAGCGATGATTCGCGATCTTGATGAACAGCTGAATAAAAGTAATCCTGTGGCTTTAGGTTACGACGCTTCCAACCTTATGGATCGCCGGGACACTGAAAAAACGCAGATGCATGCCAGTGTGATCGTGGGTCGTCGCTTTAATGAAAAATCCGGACAATGCGAATATCTTCTTAGAAACTCATGGGGCCGAGGTTGCAGCTATGATCCTGCGTATGAGTGTAAAGAAGGCAACATCTGGATTCCTAAAAACGATATTATGCAAAGAGGAAAGTTCTTAGACTATGTTAAGTAG
- a CDS encoding M3 family oligoendopeptidase: MEKMAWNIESEYPSCTSPEFQTEFANFANKVSLLEDLVKSVQNALTKALDSNADPASSTCEQVQKILLERDAAIVLSMNMGTYLNCTLSVNSADDVAQGKYSELQSMNSRFWQSTIPVNNFLKRCSENFLSQVLAHPELKPAEFYWKNERKNADTLLADSEEALLEAVSNPGLRSWGELYTKLSGSMRCHLQWADKTETVGLAHASSLTRNVDENTRRVAWQSIQNGWAEHKHSAAFILNSLAGWRHEVNKKRSYSKPVHFLDTSLHNNRIERKTLDALMTACHNNLSETRKAPLMMAKMMGKKALDPWDLLAQSPVSGGKKERSYEEALQLIQDSFAQIDPQMGDFVKMMADNRWIEGRVLPNKRNGAYCTGFAKRREPRVFMTYMGSNSDVSTLAHELGHAFHSWAMRDLPRSQTGYPMTLAETASIFAETVLHDVLIEEAQSKEEKIEFAWGEVEGATSFLINIPARFEFEKNFYEQRLKRSLNADELSQLTDEAWTKWYGPTLTSNDKMFWATKLHFAMAGTSFYNYPYTFGYLFAMSIYARRKELGKDFMKKYVEILRDTGRMTAEDLVQKHLGEDIRRPEFWQKSIDVIKNKVNAFEKLALS, translated from the coding sequence ATGGAAAAAATGGCTTGGAATATCGAATCAGAGTACCCGTCGTGCACGTCTCCGGAGTTTCAAACGGAGTTTGCTAACTTTGCTAACAAAGTTTCTTTGCTTGAGGACCTTGTCAAATCAGTGCAAAACGCACTAACAAAGGCCTTAGACTCCAACGCGGATCCTGCTTCATCAACGTGTGAGCAGGTTCAGAAAATTCTTTTGGAACGAGACGCTGCCATCGTCCTTTCGATGAACATGGGCACTTATCTGAATTGCACGCTCTCCGTCAACTCTGCGGATGACGTCGCTCAAGGGAAGTATTCAGAGCTTCAGTCTATGAATTCGCGTTTCTGGCAATCTACGATCCCGGTGAATAACTTCTTAAAACGATGTTCGGAAAATTTCTTAAGTCAGGTGTTGGCGCATCCTGAACTGAAGCCGGCAGAATTTTACTGGAAAAATGAAAGAAAAAATGCAGACACGCTTTTAGCGGACTCAGAAGAAGCATTGCTAGAAGCCGTATCTAACCCGGGTTTAAGATCCTGGGGCGAGCTTTACACGAAGCTTAGCGGTTCTATGCGCTGTCACCTTCAGTGGGCCGATAAGACGGAAACAGTGGGCTTGGCTCATGCCAGTTCGTTGACTAGAAACGTCGACGAAAATACTCGTAGGGTAGCGTGGCAAAGTATCCAAAACGGGTGGGCCGAACATAAGCATTCTGCGGCTTTCATTTTGAATTCATTGGCGGGTTGGCGTCATGAAGTGAATAAGAAAAGATCTTATTCTAAACCTGTGCATTTCCTCGATACGTCATTGCACAACAATCGTATCGAAAGAAAAACTTTGGATGCTTTGATGACCGCTTGTCATAACAATCTCAGCGAGACTCGCAAAGCTCCTTTGATGATGGCAAAAATGATGGGGAAGAAAGCTTTAGATCCTTGGGATCTTTTAGCGCAAAGTCCGGTTTCTGGTGGCAAGAAAGAGCGTTCCTACGAAGAGGCTTTGCAGCTGATTCAAGATTCCTTTGCGCAGATTGATCCGCAGATGGGGGATTTTGTGAAGATGATGGCCGACAATCGTTGGATTGAGGGCCGAGTTCTTCCGAACAAACGCAATGGAGCTTACTGCACAGGATTTGCAAAACGTCGCGAGCCGCGTGTATTTATGACGTACATGGGATCAAACAGCGATGTTTCTACATTAGCGCACGAATTGGGCCATGCCTTCCACTCTTGGGCCATGCGTGATTTGCCAAGATCACAAACGGGTTACCCTATGACGTTAGCAGAAACGGCCAGCATTTTTGCAGAAACAGTTTTGCACGATGTTCTGATTGAAGAAGCTCAAAGCAAAGAAGAAAAGATCGAATTCGCGTGGGGAGAAGTGGAGGGAGCGACAAGTTTCCTAATCAATATTCCAGCGCGTTTTGAATTTGAAAAGAACTTCTATGAACAGCGTTTGAAGCGTTCACTAAACGCCGATGAGCTTTCGCAATTGACGGACGAAGCATGGACGAAGTGGTACGGACCGACATTGACTTCGAATGACAAGATGTTCTGGGCGACAAAACTGCATTTCGCTATGGCCGGAACTAGTTTTTATAACTACCCGTATACGTTTGGTTACTTATTTGCGATGAGCATCTATGCTCGTCGTAAAGAGCTGGGTAAAGACTTTATGAAAAAATACGTCGAGATTTTGCGCGATACCGGCCGAATGACAGCGGAAGATTTAGTGCAGAAGCATTTAGGCGAAGACATTCGTCGTCCCGAGTTCTGGCAAAAATCCATTGATGTAATAAAGAACAAAGTTAATGCATTTGAAAAGCTAGCGCTTAGCTAG
- a CDS encoding phospholipase D-like domain-containing protein: MKKTVIVSLAFLLGWQAQAQNVSLKERLAAVEFYKKNFDVLYSAEACRRPETLLKEIQKLPKAEQTNARAFVKAYEAQVPESLLLPLVYWKFVKKNLSNENRVLQSLLQYRMQLLRDYSEHPLKKDKSAQAKARTMLEMLATKSQTALSLQSTELTEDLRKIFPEMDDYVLSSTGLIAGNVVEIVSHNETSPERIQWFNDRVIFAGGKLDFNQPYMKMPLSNEDEGHPSFKDPMFAKIRDMIISSKESVFINIFLFGGTMGGTLSKFLLDQTIEKKKANPNFKVLIMHDYATNYNMKDEMMPIFKYIKDRAQEPALKGSVILLQANIQRHPPGIPFGLTNFVPKTEETFKSLEKRNTYYESKIDHSKVIVIDAESDAPQAYFGSKNWTDHSGGYYFDNALYVKGPAAAMVQAAYYDDVEAALTLDPKERKWFFFKEQGFSNEAYLPQREKILSWFKLKRTAFPAVGNQYVRLAEANVDGKIKDTRNMLIDMIANAQSHIYMEHLFIYDKYINDALMKRKAQVPSLKIRIVADHNGNFKMGGLPNTLFLGQLMDHGIEVRARRTLGIEAHFPNGTKQEYHQENHRKITSVDGKVLLVGSSNLNPDTLQGSFREFGAQIYDTAEIRKFESEFEEDWSDDKKIGPFFEGEALQLTMMGKKLSPELSRLLNDVGAKLIRAKDDIEKR; this comes from the coding sequence ATGAAAAAAACTGTCATCGTCTCTTTAGCATTTCTTCTAGGCTGGCAAGCGCAGGCTCAAAATGTCTCTTTGAAAGAACGCTTGGCTGCTGTCGAGTTTTATAAGAAGAATTTCGATGTTCTCTATTCGGCTGAAGCGTGTCGCCGACCCGAAACTCTTTTAAAGGAGATTCAAAAACTTCCTAAGGCTGAACAAACAAATGCCCGTGCTTTTGTGAAGGCCTATGAGGCTCAAGTTCCAGAATCCTTGTTGCTGCCTTTGGTTTATTGGAAATTTGTTAAAAAGAATTTAAGCAATGAAAACCGTGTTCTGCAGTCATTGCTTCAGTACCGCATGCAGCTTCTGCGTGATTATTCTGAGCATCCACTTAAAAAGGATAAATCTGCGCAGGCGAAGGCACGCACCATGCTAGAAATGCTGGCGACAAAAAGTCAGACGGCATTGTCTTTACAAAGCACAGAGTTGACAGAGGATCTTCGCAAGATATTCCCCGAAATGGATGACTATGTCCTTTCATCAACGGGTCTTATTGCAGGAAACGTTGTCGAAATCGTCAGTCATAATGAAACCTCACCTGAACGTATTCAATGGTTCAACGATCGGGTTATCTTTGCCGGCGGAAAACTGGATTTTAACCAGCCTTATATGAAAATGCCTCTATCGAATGAGGATGAAGGGCATCCTTCATTCAAGGATCCGATGTTTGCAAAGATTCGCGACATGATCATCTCGTCGAAAGAGTCGGTTTTTATTAATATTTTCCTTTTCGGTGGGACGATGGGAGGAACACTTTCCAAGTTTCTTTTAGATCAAACTATCGAAAAGAAAAAAGCCAATCCCAATTTCAAAGTTCTGATCATGCACGACTATGCGACGAACTATAATATGAAGGATGAGATGATGCCGATCTTTAAGTATATTAAAGATCGCGCGCAAGAGCCGGCTTTAAAAGGTTCGGTTATTTTGCTTCAAGCAAATATCCAAAGACATCCGCCCGGAATACCTTTTGGTTTGACAAACTTTGTTCCTAAAACAGAAGAAACATTCAAATCCTTGGAAAAACGCAACACTTACTATGAATCAAAAATTGATCACAGCAAGGTCATTGTTATCGATGCGGAATCAGATGCGCCACAGGCTTACTTTGGTTCAAAGAATTGGACGGATCACAGTGGCGGATATTACTTCGACAACGCCTTGTACGTAAAGGGGCCCGCTGCCGCTATGGTGCAAGCTGCATATTATGATGATGTGGAAGCGGCTTTGACCTTAGATCCTAAAGAAAGAAAATGGTTCTTCTTTAAAGAACAGGGCTTTTCGAACGAGGCTTATCTGCCTCAACGAGAAAAGATTCTTTCTTGGTTTAAACTAAAACGAACTGCGTTTCCTGCAGTGGGAAATCAATATGTTCGTTTGGCGGAAGCTAATGTGGACGGAAAAATCAAAGATACGCGCAACATGCTTATCGACATGATCGCAAACGCCCAAAGCCACATTTATATGGAGCATCTATTCATCTATGACAAATATATCAATGACGCTTTGATGAAGCGTAAAGCTCAAGTGCCATCTTTAAAAATCCGTATTGTGGCCGACCACAATGGGAACTTTAAGATGGGAGGCTTGCCGAATACATTGTTCCTAGGTCAACTGATGGATCATGGTATCGAAGTTCGTGCACGTCGTACCCTGGGAATTGAGGCCCACTTTCCTAACGGCACGAAACAAGAGTACCACCAGGAAAATCATCGTAAAATCACCTCGGTTGATGGGAAAGTTCTTTTGGTTGGTTCGTCCAATCTGAATCCAGATACATTGCAAGGAAGCTTCCGCGAATTTGGAGCTCAGATTTATGACACCGCAGAAATCCGCAAGTTCGAATCCGAATTTGAAGAAGATTGGTCGGATGATAAAAAGATCGGACCTTTCTTCGAAGGGGAGGCTTTGCAGTTAACAATGATGGGCAAAAAGCTTTCTCCCGAACTAAGTCGTCTGTTGAATGACGTGGGCGCAAAATTGATTCGAGCCAAAGACGACATCGAGAAGCGTTAG
- a CDS encoding YiiX/YebB-like N1pC/P60 family cysteine hydrolase, which translates to MRRLVVALTAFSLILASCSSFQSSNRAPASAQYFVDPKYYDFQVLVAESLDFRAEALKFAEAKKLNEKSDVALTREEGEWLREKGRKYLEIRKKLMDLAIKEGELFLGENRVKLNAYKGTSSQTKTRPGPYRGPHEGQSVTYTVTEIDPTDKLGEQQFFRIQMALSAALLLLDNYLVAIQPYNDNSALRYVLNYDTNERRALQQIADSYSSPTRRTQVEKAIQFVDEVMAWRRSKGIETSSEESFLYGLSQSSIWYLAVKNGQTSSSFKDSIVNLWNRLTLRGKRGVRAVSYGVSMGFGNMVGLVETRKGYLYNMPSSEKEALVAEMKPLDILMEKTPFRLTDKMIPGHYGHVAIWLGTEQQLRELQVWDQIPKNIQNKIRSGHRIVEALRPGVEINTLEHFLNIDDFLVIRDKRKMSDDYRRKAILQAVAQIGKEYDFNFDVATHERIVCSEIAYVVYADVKWPLEEMVRRYTISPDNVAQLAVGNNPVFEPVIMYYGGKRYFKDLPFSLSLLLKATDQSYAEFEKFQNL; encoded by the coding sequence ATGCGTCGATTGGTCGTTGCTCTTACGGCATTCTCATTGATTCTGGCCTCGTGCTCTTCATTTCAATCATCGAATAGAGCGCCAGCTTCGGCTCAATACTTCGTTGATCCTAAATATTATGATTTTCAAGTTCTGGTTGCAGAGTCTTTGGACTTTCGCGCAGAAGCTTTGAAATTTGCAGAAGCAAAAAAACTCAATGAAAAATCTGATGTTGCGCTGACACGTGAAGAAGGCGAGTGGTTGCGAGAAAAAGGTCGTAAGTATCTTGAGATCCGCAAGAAGCTCATGGATTTGGCGATCAAAGAAGGTGAACTCTTCTTAGGCGAAAACCGCGTGAAGCTAAACGCATACAAAGGCACTTCGTCACAAACAAAAACTCGCCCTGGTCCTTATCGTGGACCGCACGAGGGACAGTCTGTCACTTATACCGTAACTGAAATTGATCCCACAGACAAATTAGGTGAACAGCAGTTCTTCCGCATTCAAATGGCGCTGTCGGCGGCTTTGCTTTTGTTAGATAACTATCTGGTTGCGATCCAGCCTTATAATGATAACTCCGCTCTTCGTTACGTTCTGAACTATGATACAAATGAGCGACGCGCTCTTCAGCAGATTGCGGATTCTTATTCTTCTCCCACACGTCGCACGCAGGTCGAAAAAGCCATTCAGTTTGTAGACGAAGTCATGGCTTGGCGCCGATCAAAAGGAATCGAAACAAGTTCGGAAGAAAGTTTCTTATACGGTTTAAGTCAATCAAGCATCTGGTACTTGGCGGTTAAAAACGGACAAACCAGTTCCAGCTTCAAAGATTCGATTGTGAATTTATGGAACCGACTGACTCTTCGTGGAAAGCGCGGCGTGCGCGCCGTCTCTTACGGAGTCAGCATGGGTTTTGGCAATATGGTTGGCTTAGTGGAAACGCGGAAAGGTTATCTTTACAACATGCCATCCTCAGAAAAAGAGGCCTTAGTGGCAGAGATGAAGCCTTTGGACATTCTGATGGAAAAAACCCCGTTTCGACTTACTGACAAGATGATTCCGGGACATTATGGTCACGTGGCGATTTGGCTGGGAACGGAACAACAACTTCGTGAATTGCAGGTCTGGGATCAAATTCCAAAGAATATTCAGAATAAGATTCGCTCTGGTCATCGCATCGTTGAAGCTTTACGTCCGGGGGTTGAAATCAACACTCTGGAGCATTTCTTAAACATTGATGATTTCTTGGTGATTCGCGATAAACGAAAAATGTCAGACGATTATCGCCGCAAAGCCATTCTGCAAGCGGTGGCGCAAATCGGAAAAGAATATGATTTCAATTTCGACGTCGCGACCCATGAACGTATTGTCTGCTCGGAAATTGCCTATGTCGTTTATGCTGACGTGAAATGGCCATTGGAAGAGATGGTTCGACGCTACACGATCAGTCCTGACAACGTCGCCCAGCTCGCAGTGGGCAACAACCCTGTCTTTGAGCCGGTTATCATGTACTACGGCGGAAAACGTTACTTCAAAGATCTTCCGTTCTCTTTGTCTTTGTTACTAAAGGCGACGGATCAATCATACGCTGAATTTGAAAAATTCCAGAACCTATAG